The following are encoded together in the Fundidesulfovibrio putealis DSM 16056 genome:
- a CDS encoding 4Fe-4S dicluster domain-containing protein, giving the protein MSLYYIKTDAKRCISCKACEVHCKSKNRVPLGARLGQLVSVGPVNKGGKPKIMSLFMPCFHCEEPWCVSACPTGAMTRREKDGIVFVQAKLCVGCKACIVACPWNVPQWDESAGKAIKCDFCRDRIDDGKNPACVTGCTAHALEFVRPNVASRNVRASWGEKLLKHQLEEPGL; this is encoded by the coding sequence ATGAGCCTCTACTACATCAAGACGGACGCGAAACGCTGCATCAGCTGCAAGGCCTGCGAGGTCCACTGCAAATCCAAGAACAGGGTGCCTTTGGGAGCGAGGCTCGGCCAGCTGGTCAGCGTCGGCCCGGTGAACAAGGGCGGCAAGCCCAAGATCATGAGCCTGTTCATGCCCTGCTTCCATTGCGAGGAACCCTGGTGCGTGTCCGCCTGCCCCACCGGAGCAATGACGCGGCGCGAGAAGGACGGCATCGTGTTCGTGCAGGCCAAGCTGTGCGTCGGCTGCAAGGCCTGCATCGTGGCCTGCCCCTGGAACGTGCCCCAGTGGGATGAAAGCGCCGGAAAAGCCATCAAGTGCGATTTCTGCCGCGACCGCATCGACGACGGCAAGAACCCCGCCTGCGTCACCGGCTGCACCGCCCACGCGCTGGAGTTCGTGCGGCCAAACGTCGCCTCCAGGAACGTCCGCGCCTCCTGGGGCGAAAAGCTTCTGAAGCACCAGTTGGAAGAACCGGGACTCTAA
- a CDS encoding molybdopterin-dependent oxidoreductase, whose protein sequence is MSKKEVFSVCGMCTVRCPIMVDVEDGEIRFIQGNPHSPLKGALCARGAAGPALEADAERPQYPMIRQGARGEGKWARVSWEEAFDYVGAKLQELMDKHGPRTVLFSDRGGPFVDLHQGFMRALGSPNYCNHDVSCARNVMHGCRSVTGRPRTEFVYDYANAKHIVLQTRNIFEAINVAEVNGVLDGIDKGCELTCIDIRANVSASKADNFFMIRPGTDYAFNLAVIHELLHKGLYDKAYAEMWIKDLDRLRTFVEPYSPEWAAKECGVEAKSISKLAKDLSKAAPHVIWHPGWMVARYTDSFYVCRSAYIINALLGSIGAKGGLPIASTPKDVGRQGIKKLVDLFPKPEEKRADGVGWKLTAHDAGPGLLHKAFEAIDSGDPYDVKAYIAFRHDPLMAMPDPDAIRRIWDKLDLLVSVTFTWSDTAWYSDVVLPLSPYLSRESIVAQKGGLKPQLFCRQRAVTPRFETKADWEILCGLAEKMGIEKFAFKSIEDIWAYQLEGTGVTPGDLAKKGFVGLASEPRYLKVDELKFATPSGKLEMVSEKWEKAGYESLAPYKSPARPEGENQFRIAFGRVGTHTQGHTVNNPLLNEQFPENVLWLNSARAKALGIKDGDLVTVSSGGFSGSLKAFVTEFIHPEAAFMVHGFGHTLPVETRAFGKGVSDNELMRGGLALESAPGGGLAMQEFFVTVAKA, encoded by the coding sequence ATGTCCAAGAAGGAAGTCTTCAGCGTCTGCGGCATGTGCACCGTGCGCTGCCCGATCATGGTGGACGTGGAAGACGGGGAAATCCGTTTTATCCAGGGTAATCCTCATTCTCCGCTCAAAGGAGCCTTGTGCGCACGCGGCGCAGCCGGTCCGGCTCTGGAAGCCGACGCAGAGAGGCCCCAGTATCCCATGATACGCCAGGGAGCGCGCGGCGAGGGCAAATGGGCGCGCGTGAGCTGGGAGGAAGCCTTCGACTACGTGGGCGCGAAGCTTCAGGAGCTCATGGACAAGCACGGCCCCCGCACGGTGCTCTTCTCCGACCGGGGCGGTCCCTTCGTGGACCTGCACCAGGGCTTCATGCGCGCCCTGGGCTCGCCCAACTACTGCAACCACGACGTGTCCTGCGCGCGAAACGTCATGCACGGCTGCCGTTCCGTCACCGGGCGACCCCGCACGGAGTTCGTCTACGACTACGCCAACGCCAAGCACATCGTCCTGCAGACCCGCAACATCTTCGAGGCCATCAACGTGGCCGAGGTCAACGGCGTCCTGGACGGCATCGACAAGGGGTGCGAGCTGACCTGCATCGACATCCGCGCCAACGTGTCCGCCAGCAAGGCCGACAACTTCTTCATGATACGCCCCGGCACGGACTATGCCTTCAACCTCGCCGTGATCCACGAGCTGCTGCACAAGGGCCTCTACGACAAGGCCTACGCCGAAATGTGGATCAAGGACCTGGACCGCCTGCGCACCTTCGTGGAGCCCTACTCCCCGGAGTGGGCCGCCAAGGAGTGCGGCGTGGAGGCCAAGTCCATCTCCAAGCTGGCCAAGGACCTCTCCAAGGCCGCGCCCCACGTCATCTGGCACCCCGGCTGGATGGTGGCCCGCTACACCGACTCCTTCTACGTGTGCCGCAGCGCCTACATCATTAACGCCCTGCTGGGCTCCATCGGCGCCAAGGGCGGGCTGCCCATCGCCAGTACCCCCAAGGACGTCGGACGCCAGGGCATCAAGAAGCTGGTAGACCTCTTCCCCAAGCCGGAAGAAAAGCGCGCCGACGGCGTAGGCTGGAAGCTGACCGCACATGACGCAGGCCCCGGCCTTCTTCACAAGGCCTTCGAGGCCATAGACTCAGGCGACCCTTACGACGTGAAGGCCTACATCGCCTTCCGCCACGACCCCCTCATGGCCATGCCCGACCCCGACGCCATCCGCCGCATCTGGGACAAGCTGGACCTGCTGGTGAGCGTCACCTTCACCTGGTCCGACACGGCCTGGTACTCCGACGTGGTGCTGCCCCTGTCGCCCTACCTCTCGCGCGAGTCCATCGTGGCCCAGAAGGGCGGCCTGAAGCCGCAGCTCTTCTGCCGCCAGCGCGCCGTCACCCCCCGCTTCGAGACCAAGGCCGACTGGGAGATCCTGTGCGGACTGGCCGAGAAGATGGGCATCGAGAAATTCGCCTTCAAGTCCATCGAGGACATCTGGGCCTACCAGTTGGAAGGAACGGGCGTCACTCCCGGGGATCTGGCCAAGAAGGGCTTCGTCGGCCTGGCCAGCGAGCCCCGCTACCTGAAGGTGGACGAGCTCAAGTTCGCCACGCCCTCGGGCAAGCTTGAGATGGTCAGCGAGAAGTGGGAAAAGGCCGGATACGAATCCCTGGCCCCCTACAAGTCACCCGCCAGACCCGAAGGCGAAAACCAGTTCCGCATCGCCTTCGGCCGCGTTGGCACCCACACCCAAGGCCACACCGTCAACAACCCGCTCCTGAATGAGCAGTTCCCCGAGAACGTCCTGTGGCTGAACTCAGCGCGTGCGAAAGCCCTGGGCATAAAGGACGGCGATCTGGTCACGGTGTCCTCGGGCGGGTTCAGCGGAAGCCTCAAGGCTTTCGTCACCGAGTTCATCCACCCTGAGGCCGCCTTCATGGTGCACGGCTTCGGACACACCCTGCCCGTGGAGACCCGCGCCTTCGGCAAGGGCGTCTCCGACAACGAGCTCATGCGCGGCGGTCTGGCCCTGGAGTCCGCACCCGGCGGCGGACTGGCCATGCAGGAGTTCTTCGTGACCGTCGCCAAGGCGTAA